One stretch of Acholeplasma laidlawii PG-8A DNA includes these proteins:
- the pheS gene encoding phenylalanine--tRNA ligase subunit alpha, producing the protein MKEKIDSIVKSLNDKIHPDLTLNDLEALRVEYLGKNGILTSQMSLIRTLPNEEKPKFGQWINDAKVAIEQVISDQKNILLTIAMNEQLKKETLDVTMPGLNFKKGSLHPLTLVTQDLEDYFIGLGYKVAEGPELELDKYNFEMMNLASDHPAREMHDSFYVTQNTLLRTHTSPIQARYMEKSKGQPIAIIAPGKTYRRDPDDRTHSHQFMQCEGLVIDKDVTFAHLKETLLGMARHIFGEERTIRLRPSYFPFTEPSVEVDVSYVDSDGKTEWIEVLGAGMVHPNVLTMGGYDPKVYRGFAFGIGLERIAILKYKIDDIRQFYTNDLRFLNQFKGVL; encoded by the coding sequence ATGAAGGAAAAAATAGATTCGATTGTTAAATCATTAAATGATAAAATCCATCCGGATTTAACATTAAATGATTTAGAAGCATTAAGAGTTGAGTATCTAGGAAAAAATGGTATTTTAACATCTCAAATGTCTCTAATTAGAACTTTACCAAATGAAGAAAAACCTAAGTTTGGTCAATGGATCAATGATGCAAAGGTTGCAATAGAACAAGTAATTAGTGATCAAAAAAACATATTACTTACAATAGCAATGAATGAACAATTAAAAAAAGAAACACTTGATGTTACAATGCCAGGGTTAAACTTTAAAAAAGGTAGCTTACACCCATTAACATTAGTGACTCAAGATTTAGAAGATTACTTTATTGGTTTAGGCTATAAAGTTGCTGAAGGTCCAGAACTAGAGTTAGATAAATATAACTTTGAAATGATGAATCTAGCAAGTGATCACCCTGCTAGAGAAATGCATGATTCTTTTTATGTAACTCAAAATACATTACTAAGAACACATACATCTCCAATTCAAGCACGCTATATGGAAAAATCAAAGGGGCAACCAATCGCAATTATTGCTCCAGGTAAAACCTATAGAAGAGATCCAGATGATCGTACGCACTCACACCAATTTATGCAATGTGAAGGTTTAGTCATTGATAAGGATGTGACATTTGCACACCTTAAAGAAACGCTACTTGGTATGGCACGTCATATCTTTGGTGAAGAAAGAACGATTCGTTTAAGACCATCTTACTTCCCATTTACTGAACCATCTGTTGAAGTCGATGTATCTTATGTGGACAGTGATGGTAAAACAGAGTGGATCGAAGTTTTAGGTGCTGGTATGGTACACCCAAATGTGTTAACTATGGGTGGATATGATCCTAAAGTATACCGTGGGTTTGCTTTTGGGATTGGACTTGAACGTATTGCCATCTTAAAATATAAAATCGATGACATTCGTCAATTTTATACTAATGATCTACGCTTCTTAAATCAATTTAAAGGAGTCTTATAA
- a CDS encoding Bax inhibitor-1/YccA family protein: protein MRSSNPVFTNLEKQAFTDNLEVATKSGITLKTITLVVISLITGFASIFLAQVMPEGLLFGILISSGIFAFISVLLAMFVPKLAAPMSILYAVLQGFTYGLLTWVLEMYFPGVASIALLGTALVFGVMFTLYNTGLLRGSNLLRSVVFGALLTVLVGSLIVGIVGLVNPEYINGFFSYEVTIAISLILIVMGALMLTLDFDRADSVVKMGLPKHYEWTVSLGFMVTLIWIYYNILRLAVTVMGRNNN, encoded by the coding sequence ATGCGTAGTTCAAATCCAGTATTTACAAACTTGGAAAAACAAGCATTTACTGATAACTTAGAAGTTGCAACAAAATCAGGTATTACATTAAAAACGATTACTCTTGTAGTCATATCCTTAATCACTGGTTTTGCATCTATCTTCTTAGCACAAGTGATGCCAGAAGGTTTATTATTTGGTATTTTAATTAGTTCAGGTATCTTTGCATTCATATCAGTATTACTTGCAATGTTTGTACCTAAACTAGCTGCACCTATGAGTATTTTATATGCAGTACTACAAGGTTTTACATACGGACTTTTAACTTGGGTGTTAGAAATGTACTTCCCAGGTGTTGCTTCCATTGCACTCCTTGGTACAGCACTTGTATTCGGTGTGATGTTCACACTATATAATACAGGTTTATTAAGAGGGTCTAACCTTTTAAGATCTGTTGTATTTGGTGCATTATTAACTGTATTAGTTGGATCTTTAATCGTTGGTATTGTAGGTTTAGTCAATCCTGAATATATTAATGGATTCTTCTCATACGAAGTTACAATAGCAATCAGCTTAATTTTAATCGTTATGGGTGCTTTAATGTTAACTCTTGACTTTGACCGTGCTGATAGTGTTGTAAAAATGGGACTTCCAAAACACTATGAATGGACTGTTTCTTTAGGTTTTATGGTAACATTAATATGGATATATTATAATATCCTAAGATTAGCAGTTACAGTCATGGGTAGAAATAATAATTAA